From a single Kitasatospora sp. NBC_00458 genomic region:
- a CDS encoding PD-(D/E)XK motif protein translates to MTSGRGLQDLLEEHWAALGGAASGRADVVRTSALPVDTDFGRLLAAVDGHGFRHLLIPLQRRQTITGGAVGAALRIFERPLQDDESYGRYADITCSLRELDDVFTGLCRDVLVALEADGERPYRTALAVVDRWRRLFAGGPRALTQEQLVGLYGELTVLSRMLEADPGATRYWAGPEGGRHDFTDGRHAVEVKSTAGTSERRLVQVHGLDQLEEPAGGDLLLGWHRFEDHPDGPSLPELVQRVRDLCDDQHELLSKLMRAGYRPVVGDHQYERRLRPVESRWYRVDERFPRMTPTSVVGGVPAGVSDVAYTVDLGGVQTEPLAEAEVDHLLARVGGPL, encoded by the coding sequence GTGACATCCGGGCGCGGTCTTCAGGACCTCCTTGAGGAGCACTGGGCGGCGCTCGGCGGTGCCGCGTCCGGCCGGGCGGACGTCGTGCGCACATCGGCGCTCCCCGTCGACACCGACTTCGGGCGGCTGCTCGCCGCGGTGGACGGCCACGGCTTCCGGCACCTGCTGATACCGCTTCAGCGCCGTCAGACGATCACCGGGGGCGCGGTCGGGGCGGCGCTGCGCATCTTCGAGCGCCCCCTGCAAGACGACGAGAGCTACGGCAGGTACGCGGACATCACCTGCTCGCTGCGCGAACTCGACGACGTCTTCACCGGGCTCTGCCGCGACGTCCTGGTGGCGTTGGAGGCGGACGGCGAGCGTCCGTACCGAACGGCGCTGGCCGTCGTCGACCGTTGGCGCAGGCTCTTCGCGGGTGGCCCGAGGGCTCTCACCCAGGAGCAGCTCGTCGGCCTGTACGGCGAGTTGACCGTGCTGTCGAGGATGCTGGAGGCCGATCCGGGTGCCACCCGCTACTGGGCGGGCCCCGAGGGCGGCCGGCACGACTTCACGGACGGTCGCCACGCGGTCGAGGTGAAGAGCACCGCCGGGACGTCGGAACGCAGGCTGGTCCAGGTGCACGGCCTCGACCAGTTGGAGGAGCCGGCCGGCGGGGATCTCCTGCTGGGCTGGCACCGCTTTGAGGACCACCCCGACGGTCCGAGCCTGCCCGAACTGGTCCAGCGCGTCCGGGACCTTTGCGACGACCAGCACGAGCTTCTCTCCAAGCTGATGCGGGCCGGGTACCGACCCGTCGTCGGCGATCACCAGTACGAGCGGCGGCTGCGGCCGGTCGAGAGCAGGTGGTACCGGGTCGACGAGAGGTTCCCGCGTATGACCCCGACGTCGGTCGTCGGCGGGGTGCCCGCAGGAGTGTCGGACGTCGCCTACACCGTCGACCTCGGCGGCGTGCAGACCGAACCGCTTGCGGAGGCCGAGGTCGACCATCTCCTCGCACGGGTCGGGGGGCCGCTTTGA
- a CDS encoding DHA2 family efflux MFS transporter permease subunit, giving the protein MLILAICCLSLFIVGLDNTVVNIALPEIQKDLDAPASGLQWIIDAYTLVLASLLMLFGSVADRFGRRRVFQTGLLLFVLGSLLCSLATSLEWLVLFRAVQAVGGSMLNPVAMSIITNTFTDPRERARAIGVWGGVVGISMALGPLLGGFLVSTAGWPAIFLINVPVGLLACLLTARYVPESRAPRARRLDPVGQLLMVALLGCGTAAIIEGPEHGWTSPLILGLAVIALVALVAFPLWERRVAEPLVDPRFFRSAPFTGATLTAVCAFAALGGFLFLNTLYLQDVRHYSPVEAGLWTLPMAGMMLVCAPLSGRIVGSRGPRGPLVMAGLGLAGSGVLLTRLAADSPPVLLLVAYALFGFGFGMVNAPITNAAVSGMPRAQAGVAAAVASTSRQVGQSLGVAVIGTAVTSAVVGPVVTGFAPASHVGWWIVAGLGVVILAIGLVTTTAWATGTASRVAARLGGEPPVARAAVREAPPERLR; this is encoded by the coding sequence CTGCTGATCCTGGCGATCTGCTGCCTGAGCCTGTTCATCGTCGGACTCGACAACACCGTCGTGAACATCGCCCTCCCGGAGATCCAGAAGGACCTGGACGCCCCCGCCTCCGGTCTGCAGTGGATCATCGACGCCTACACCCTGGTGCTCGCCTCGCTGCTGATGCTGTTCGGTTCGGTGGCGGACCGGTTCGGCCGCCGCCGGGTGTTCCAGACCGGCCTGCTGCTCTTCGTGCTCGGCTCGCTGCTCTGCAGCCTGGCGACGAGCCTGGAGTGGCTGGTGCTGTTCCGCGCGGTGCAGGCGGTCGGCGGCTCGATGCTGAACCCGGTGGCGATGTCGATCATCACCAACACCTTCACCGACCCGAGGGAACGGGCCCGGGCGATCGGTGTCTGGGGCGGCGTGGTCGGCATCTCGATGGCGCTCGGACCGCTGCTCGGCGGGTTCCTGGTGAGTACGGCGGGCTGGCCGGCGATCTTCCTGATCAACGTCCCCGTCGGCCTGCTCGCCTGCCTGCTGACCGCCCGCTACGTCCCCGAGTCGCGCGCCCCCCGCGCCCGGAGGCTCGACCCGGTCGGGCAGCTGCTCATGGTGGCGCTGCTCGGCTGCGGCACCGCCGCGATCATCGAGGGCCCGGAGCACGGCTGGACGTCCCCGCTGATCCTGGGGCTGGCCGTGATCGCACTGGTCGCGCTGGTGGCCTTCCCGCTCTGGGAGCGGCGGGTCGCCGAGCCGCTGGTCGACCCGCGGTTCTTCCGCAGCGCGCCGTTCACCGGCGCCACCCTGACCGCGGTCTGCGCCTTCGCCGCGCTCGGCGGCTTCCTCTTCCTCAACACCCTCTACCTGCAGGACGTCCGCCACTACAGCCCGGTCGAGGCGGGGCTGTGGACGCTGCCGATGGCCGGGATGATGCTGGTCTGCGCACCGCTCTCGGGCCGGATCGTCGGCAGCCGGGGCCCGCGCGGCCCGCTGGTGATGGCCGGACTCGGCCTGGCCGGCAGCGGCGTGCTGCTCACCCGGCTCGCCGCCGACTCCCCGCCCGTCCTGCTGCTGGTCGCGTACGCGCTGTTCGGCTTCGGCTTCGGCATGGTGAACGCGCCGATCACCAACGCGGCCGTCTCCGGCATGCCGCGCGCCCAGGCCGGGGTGGCGGCGGCCGTCGCCTCGACCAGCCGGCAGGTCGGCCAGTCGCTCGGCGTCGCCGTGATCGGCACCGCGGTCACCTCGGCCGTGGTCGGCCCCGTCGTCACCGGCTTCGCCCCGGCCAGCCACGTCGGCTGGTGGATCGTGGCCGGACTCGGCGTCGTCATCCTGGCGATCGGCCTGGTCACCACCACCGCCTGGGCCACCGGGACCGCCTCCCGGGTGGCCGCCCGGCTCGGCGGCGAACCGCCCGTCGCCCGGGCCGCGGTACGGGAGGCCCCGCCCGAGCGGCTACGATGA
- a CDS encoding RNB domain-containing ribonuclease: protein MPRRKLHVKAADSARINDELAELRTHLEIRTEWPEAVLTEAEQAAERPRLPEYDATALPLFTVDPPGSRDLDQAMHLSHRPGGGYRVHYAIADVAAFVRPGGAIDEEARRRVQTLYFPDRRVPLHPTRLSEDAASLLPGEPRPALLWQLDLDEDGAVVLADLRRAVVRSQRRLDYAAVQRAVDADGADEQLGLLATVGRLREERERDRGGISLPVPEQEIEETPRGYLLGYRAPTPADGWNAQISLLTGMAAAELMLDAGIGLLRTLPAAPPAAYERLRRTARALDVDWPAGLPYPDLIRSLDPEKPLHAAFLDECTGLLRGAGYAAFDESGGVPAPADPVHAALAAPYAHCTAPLRRLGDRFAQEVCAAVAAGEEVPAWAREALSGIPALMAAGDRRSSEVERACVDLVEAELLAGREGEDFSALVVDVDGKRPGHGTVQLREPAVRARCESPDGASGGPALPLGELVRVRLTTADPATRTVRFATV from the coding sequence ATGCCCCGCCGAAAACTGCACGTCAAGGCCGCGGACTCGGCCCGGATCAACGACGAACTGGCCGAGTTGCGGACCCACCTGGAGATCCGCACCGAGTGGCCCGAGGCCGTGTTGACGGAGGCCGAACAGGCCGCCGAACGCCCGCGCCTGCCCGAGTACGACGCGACCGCCCTGCCGCTGTTCACCGTCGACCCGCCCGGCTCCCGCGACCTCGACCAGGCGATGCACCTCTCCCACCGCCCCGGCGGCGGCTACCGGGTGCACTACGCCATCGCCGACGTCGCCGCCTTCGTCCGCCCGGGCGGGGCGATCGACGAGGAGGCCCGCCGCCGGGTGCAGACCCTCTACTTCCCCGACCGGCGCGTCCCGCTGCACCCGACCCGGCTCTCCGAGGACGCGGCCAGCCTGCTGCCCGGTGAGCCCCGCCCCGCGCTGCTCTGGCAGCTCGACCTGGACGAGGACGGCGCCGTCGTCCTGGCCGACCTGCGGCGCGCGGTGGTCCGCTCGCAGCGACGGCTCGACTACGCGGCCGTCCAGCGCGCGGTGGACGCCGACGGCGCCGACGAACAGCTCGGCCTGCTCGCCACCGTCGGCCGGCTCCGCGAGGAACGGGAGCGCGACCGCGGCGGGATCAGCCTGCCCGTCCCCGAACAGGAGATCGAGGAGACCCCGCGCGGCTACCTGCTCGGCTACCGCGCGCCCACCCCCGCCGACGGCTGGAACGCCCAGATCTCGCTGCTCACCGGCATGGCCGCGGCCGAACTGATGCTGGACGCGGGCATCGGCCTGCTCCGCACCCTGCCCGCCGCCCCGCCCGCCGCGTACGAGCGGCTGCGCCGCACCGCCCGCGCGCTGGACGTGGACTGGCCGGCCGGCCTCCCGTACCCCGACCTGATCCGCTCCCTCGACCCGGAGAAGCCGCTGCACGCGGCGTTCCTCGACGAGTGCACCGGCCTGCTGCGCGGCGCCGGGTACGCCGCCTTCGACGAGAGCGGCGGCGTGCCCGCGCCGGCCGACCCGGTGCACGCCGCGCTGGCCGCGCCGTACGCGCACTGCACCGCGCCGCTGCGCCGGCTGGGCGACCGCTTCGCCCAGGAGGTCTGCGCGGCGGTCGCGGCGGGGGAGGAGGTGCCGGCCTGGGCGCGCGAGGCGCTGTCCGGGATCCCGGCGCTGATGGCGGCCGGGGACCGCCGTTCGAGTGAGGTCGAGCGGGCCTGCGTGGACCTGGTGGAGGCCGAGCTGCTGGCCGGCCGGGAGGGCGAGGACTTCTCCGCGCTGGTCGTCGACGTGGACGGCAAGCGGCCCGGCCACGGCACCGTCCAGCTGCGCGAACCCGCCGTCCGGGCCCGCTGCGAGAGCCCCGACGGCGCGTCAGGCGGTCCCGCCCTGCCGCTCGGCGAACTGGTCCGGGTCCGGCTGACCACCGCCGACCCCGCCACCCGGACGGTCCGCTTCGCCACCGTCTGA
- a CDS encoding very short patch repair endonuclease, translating to MTKAGVKGAEATPAKAPSRADRAREQNRAAGGADARLVDVGEGRLRQASVVLTTSARTGTVRARLSWSVDRRSHSVPLGVVARRTRYANLREGWRLAREAGLLTPPPEGGTASWASSEGTRRSMRANKGRDTTPELRLRALVHAAGLRYRVSARPLTGLRRTADLVFTKAKVAVFVDGCYWHGCPEHGTTPAVHQEFWTRKLNRTKERDIETNRALREAGWTVVRLWEHTPPEVAAETVVAAVAAARLGSAPPEA from the coding sequence TTGACGAAGGCAGGCGTGAAGGGGGCCGAGGCCACGCCCGCGAAGGCTCCCAGCCGGGCCGACCGGGCCAGGGAGCAGAACCGCGCCGCGGGCGGCGCCGACGCCCGACTGGTCGACGTCGGGGAGGGCCGGCTCCGACAGGCCAGCGTGGTACTGACCACGTCGGCGCGGACCGGAACGGTGCGCGCCCGGCTCAGCTGGTCCGTCGACCGGCGCTCCCACAGTGTGCCGTTGGGCGTGGTCGCCCGCCGCACCCGATACGCCAATCTCCGCGAGGGGTGGCGACTCGCACGGGAGGCCGGCCTACTGACGCCGCCACCCGAGGGGGGCACGGCCTCCTGGGCCTCCTCGGAGGGCACCCGTCGCTCGATGCGGGCCAACAAGGGCAGGGACACCACTCCCGAGCTGCGACTGCGTGCCCTCGTCCACGCCGCCGGGCTCCGCTACCGGGTTTCCGCCCGTCCCCTGACCGGACTGCGGCGTACGGCGGACCTGGTGTTCACCAAGGCGAAGGTCGCGGTGTTCGTGGACGGCTGCTACTGGCACGGCTGCCCCGAGCACGGGACGACGCCGGCCGTGCACCAGGAGTTCTGGACCAGGAAGCTCAACCGGACCAAGGAGCGGGACATCGAGACGAACCGCGCCCTGCGGGAGGCCGGCTGGACCGTGGTCCGCCTCTGGGAGCACACACCGCCGGAGGTCGCGGCCGAGACGGTCGTGGCGGCCGTGGCCGCGGCACGACTGGGTTCCGCACCGCCCGAGGCGTGA
- a CDS encoding Z1 domain-containing protein has translation MDEFDRQYAEFKQLIKQKTPEQALSMIRLFGMSEELARRIGERHQQETIEVRERRQPGSVVRNNRRTWYVGPQEGDRCWPALQGLLGGTGWDAASLRGLDDASTKVVSMLDHPLEKEFSTRGLVVGYVQSGKTTNFTALIAKAADAGYKFFIVLAGMHNGLRRQTQLRLQDQLVDQVVDQWHALTGPDGDFEPPHGNPAAFFAQSNGQHVLCVVKKNVPRLRKLKNWLEKAPDYLKNCPTLIIDDEADQASVASKTTNPLIREIIDLFPRGGYVGYTATPFANLLIDPSSEDLYPRDFIVNLPKPEGHFGTEVLFGRQPIAGEDPDDAPDGYDMIRTVPYEEIPLVRPGRDELEQFVPEIAGALRDSVLYFWLATAARRYRGTGNPHSTMLVHTSVNTTVHESFKAPLEDLRSEIASLVELGDEATLDGLRAMWRRETGRVAADEFGEEATSFDGLLKHLPAVLADCRVILDNSTSVERLDYESGPVTAIAVGGNTLSRGLTLEGLVVSYFVRGASTYDTLLQMGRWFGFRKGYADLPRVWMTDDLRDWFRHIATVESEMRRDIDRYLVEDETPLTFAVRLRSHPALRITAATKMRDAIRASSSYGGQRVQTRYFHAHDAEWLRGNQNAARDLLDDALRLDGARHEDLAARGRPGRHLLRNVSHASVLRFLDSYRFHEKSIDCDTRLIREYIERRTRTGNGGSLRRWNVAVVGNAPTGSADTRYEFVPGVAVDRIVRAKQKTGDPAAADIKTLMNPIDAGVDLDLEKWVGQKITEDMLKQARQAQSPDTGLLVLYPIDRTSPTRRKERLPLDAVEHVIGVGMVFPVPRGEDTRVEWFSADLSGVVPDDDLDALPEEDLAAALYEEQL, from the coding sequence ATGGACGAGTTCGATCGGCAGTATGCGGAGTTCAAGCAACTGATCAAGCAGAAGACGCCTGAACAGGCGTTGAGCATGATCAGACTCTTCGGCATGAGCGAGGAGCTCGCTAGGCGCATCGGCGAACGCCATCAGCAGGAGACGATCGAGGTCCGGGAGCGGCGTCAGCCAGGATCGGTCGTCCGAAACAACCGGCGGACCTGGTACGTCGGCCCCCAGGAGGGCGACCGCTGCTGGCCCGCCCTCCAGGGACTGCTTGGCGGTACCGGTTGGGACGCGGCCTCCCTGCGCGGTCTGGACGACGCGTCGACCAAGGTCGTCTCCATGTTGGACCACCCGCTGGAGAAGGAGTTCTCCACCCGTGGGCTCGTCGTCGGGTACGTCCAGTCCGGCAAGACCACCAACTTCACGGCGCTCATCGCCAAGGCCGCGGACGCCGGTTACAAGTTCTTCATCGTCCTGGCGGGCATGCACAACGGCCTGCGCCGTCAGACGCAGCTGCGGTTGCAGGACCAGCTCGTGGACCAGGTGGTCGACCAGTGGCATGCGCTCACCGGTCCCGACGGGGACTTCGAGCCGCCGCACGGCAACCCGGCGGCCTTCTTCGCCCAGAGCAATGGCCAGCACGTGCTGTGCGTCGTCAAGAAGAACGTCCCCAGACTGCGCAAGCTCAAGAACTGGCTTGAGAAGGCCCCGGACTACCTGAAGAACTGTCCCACCCTGATCATCGACGACGAGGCGGACCAGGCCAGTGTGGCCTCGAAGACCACCAACCCGCTGATCCGGGAGATCATCGACCTCTTCCCGCGCGGCGGCTACGTCGGTTACACGGCGACGCCCTTCGCCAACCTGCTCATCGACCCCTCCAGCGAGGACCTGTACCCGAGGGACTTCATCGTCAACCTGCCCAAGCCCGAGGGTCACTTCGGCACCGAGGTGTTGTTCGGGCGCCAGCCGATCGCCGGCGAGGACCCGGACGACGCCCCCGACGGCTACGACATGATCCGCACGGTCCCCTACGAGGAGATCCCGCTGGTCCGGCCGGGCCGGGACGAACTGGAGCAGTTCGTTCCCGAGATCGCCGGGGCGCTGCGCGACTCGGTGCTCTACTTCTGGCTGGCCACGGCCGCCCGCCGCTACCGGGGGACGGGGAACCCGCACTCCACGATGCTGGTGCACACCAGTGTCAACACGACCGTGCACGAGAGCTTCAAGGCCCCGCTGGAGGACCTCCGTTCCGAGATCGCCTCACTGGTCGAGCTCGGCGACGAGGCGACGCTGGACGGGCTTCGGGCGATGTGGCGCAGGGAGACGGGACGGGTGGCGGCCGATGAGTTCGGCGAGGAGGCGACCTCCTTCGACGGGCTGCTGAAGCACCTCCCGGCCGTCCTCGCGGACTGCCGGGTCATCCTGGACAACTCCACCAGCGTGGAACGCCTCGACTACGAGAGCGGCCCGGTCACGGCGATCGCCGTCGGCGGCAACACCCTCTCGCGCGGGCTGACCCTGGAGGGGTTGGTCGTCAGCTACTTCGTCCGGGGTGCCTCGACCTACGACACGCTGCTGCAGATGGGGCGGTGGTTCGGCTTCCGCAAGGGGTACGCCGATCTGCCCCGGGTGTGGATGACCGACGACCTCCGTGACTGGTTCCGCCACATCGCCACCGTCGAGTCCGAGATGCGTCGCGACATCGACCGCTACCTGGTGGAGGACGAGACGCCGCTCACCTTCGCGGTCCGGCTGCGTAGCCACCCGGCGCTGCGGATCACCGCGGCGACGAAGATGCGTGACGCCATCAGGGCGAGCTCCTCCTACGGCGGGCAGCGTGTTCAGACACGTTACTTCCACGCCCACGACGCCGAGTGGCTGCGCGGAAACCAGAACGCCGCCCGCGACCTCCTGGACGACGCGTTGAGGCTCGACGGCGCCCGCCACGAGGATCTCGCCGCCCGAGGCAGGCCGGGCAGACACCTCCTGCGCAACGTGTCCCACGCGTCCGTTCTCAGGTTCCTCGACTCGTACCGCTTCCACGAGAAGTCGATCGACTGCGACACGCGGCTGATCAGGGAGTACATCGAGCGGCGGACGCGCACCGGAAACGGCGGCTCGCTCCGTCGTTGGAACGTCGCGGTCGTCGGCAACGCGCCGACCGGCTCGGCCGACACCCGCTACGAGTTCGTGCCCGGTGTCGCGGTCGACCGGATCGTCCGTGCGAAGCAGAAGACCGGGGACCCCGCCGCGGCGGACATCAAGACCCTGATGAACCCGATCGACGCCGGCGTCGACCTCGACCTGGAGAAGTGGGTCGGACAGAAGATCACCGAGGACATGCTCAAGCAGGCGCGGCAGGCCCAGTCGCCCGACACCGGCCTGCTCGTGCTCTACCCGATCGACCGGACGTCCCCCACCCGACGCAAGGAGCGTCTGCCGTTGGACGCCGTGGAACACGTCATCGGGGTGGGAATGGTGTTCCCGGTGCCGCGGGGCGAGGACACCCGGGTCGAGTGGTTCAGCGCGGACCTCTCGGGCGTCGTGCCCGACGACGACCTGGACGCCCTGCCGGAGGAGGACCTCGCGGCGGCCCTCTACGAGGAGCAGCTGTGA